A region from the Tahibacter amnicola genome encodes:
- a CDS encoding ADP-ribosylglycohydrolase family protein: MTSSTPYSTIRHWHRRTRTLARKPLRPRTPQGRLQATHGGLRAACVAGKRMGSFRLLLGRVLAREGDLYAAITVCPCRVHADLFGDNDHAMYPLAPHATGETCLLVEIAIGDAYGAGFEFCARERIVQHNTLAAYASHALGSEAGRYTDDTQMSIAVAEVLLSEPAPGSDAFAEAFVRCYRRDPRNGYAKGLQGLLDECADGAALRQRIRPASRRNGAAMRSVPLGLISDKTQLAQTARAQAVVTHDTPEGVTSAHVVALMAHSLLYDGVELADLSAQVKHHTGFQLRNDWAAEVECDAIQTLHAVNTALQRNRRLSDLLRDCVDFGGDVDSVAAIAVGIASLSPEYQSDLPARLVDGLEDGMYGRTFLARFDVELGGRFPALAGCFAPSLVPEGNSIWR; encoded by the coding sequence GTGACCAGTTCGACGCCGTATTCCACGATCCGCCATTGGCACCGACGTACAAGGACACTTGCGCGGAAGCCGCTGAGGCCGCGAACACCGCAAGGCCGGCTGCAAGCGACGCACGGCGGGCTGAGGGCAGCCTGCGTCGCGGGAAAGCGGATGGGCTCATTTCGTTTGCTCCTTGGGCGGGTACTGGCCAGAGAGGGTGACCTGTACGCCGCGATCACCGTTTGTCCCTGCCGAGTACACGCGGATCTTTTCGGCGACAATGATCACGCGATGTATCCCCTCGCGCCTCATGCCACAGGAGAAACTTGCTTGTTAGTGGAGATCGCCATTGGCGACGCCTACGGCGCCGGATTCGAGTTCTGCGCCCGGGAAAGGATCGTCCAGCACAACACGCTGGCCGCCTATGCATCCCACGCGCTGGGGAGCGAAGCCGGGCGCTATACCGACGACACGCAGATGAGCATCGCCGTGGCTGAGGTACTGCTGTCGGAGCCTGCGCCTGGCAGCGATGCCTTCGCCGAAGCATTCGTCCGCTGCTACCGGCGGGATCCGCGCAATGGCTATGCGAAGGGCTTGCAGGGCTTGCTGGATGAATGCGCCGATGGCGCTGCGCTCCGGCAGCGGATCCGCCCCGCCAGCCGCCGCAATGGTGCAGCGATGCGCTCGGTGCCGCTGGGTCTGATTTCCGACAAGACGCAATTGGCGCAGACAGCCCGCGCGCAAGCCGTTGTCACGCATGACACGCCCGAAGGGGTCACGTCGGCGCACGTCGTCGCGCTGATGGCCCACAGCCTGTTGTACGACGGAGTCGAGCTCGCCGATCTTTCCGCGCAGGTCAAACACCACACCGGCTTCCAATTGCGGAATGACTGGGCCGCGGAGGTGGAGTGCGACGCGATACAGACGCTGCACGCCGTGAACACTGCTCTGCAGCGAAATCGTCGATTGTCAGACCTGCTGCGCGACTGCGTCGACTTCGGCGGCGACGTGGACAGCGTCGCGGCCATTGCCGTCGGCATCGCCTCCTTGTCGCCCGAGTATCAGTCGGACCTGCCGGCAAGGCTGGTCGACGGGCTGGAGGATGGGATGTACGGGCGGACGTTTCTGGCTCGGTTTGATGTGGAGTTGGGTGGACGATTTCCGGCGCTGGCGGGATGCTTTGCACCCTCTCTCGTGCCTGAGGGCAACAGTATCTGGCGATAG
- a CDS encoding response regulator, producing MTDGVHTSAARVLVIDDEQQIRKFLEISLRAQGYRVTLAETGQAGIDALATLGADAVILDLGLPDRDGQSVLNELRQWSQVPVIVLTVRSREADKVAALDGGANDYVTKPFGVQELMARLRACLRSRVTATEMPPVFDDGILRVDLVRREVQLRGDPLVLSRKEYALLVLLIQHAGRVVTQPHLLRELWGPTHQKDTHYLRILVAKLRQKLGDEAAAPRWIATEPGVGLRFLGDW from the coding sequence GTGACTGATGGCGTGCATACATCGGCGGCCCGGGTGCTCGTCATCGACGACGAACAGCAGATCCGCAAATTCCTGGAGATCAGCCTGCGCGCCCAAGGCTATCGCGTGACCCTGGCCGAAACCGGCCAGGCGGGCATCGACGCCCTGGCAACACTCGGCGCCGATGCCGTGATCCTGGACCTCGGCCTTCCCGACCGCGACGGACAGTCTGTCCTGAATGAACTTCGGCAATGGTCGCAGGTGCCCGTCATCGTGCTGACCGTGCGCTCGCGCGAAGCGGACAAAGTCGCCGCCTTGGACGGTGGTGCGAACGATTACGTCACCAAGCCCTTCGGCGTGCAGGAATTGATGGCGCGGCTGCGCGCCTGCCTGCGCAGCCGCGTCACGGCGACGGAAATGCCGCCGGTGTTTGATGACGGCATCTTGCGCGTGGACCTTGTGCGCCGCGAAGTCCAGCTGCGAGGCGACCCGCTGGTGTTGTCGCGCAAGGAATACGCGCTGCTCGTGCTACTGATCCAGCACGCCGGTCGCGTGGTTACTCAGCCGCACCTCCTGCGCGAACTCTGGGGACCGACGCACCAGAAGGACACGCACTATCTTCGTATCCTGGTCGCGAAGCTACGTCAGAAGCTAGGTGACGAGGCAGCGGCACCACGCTGGATCGCGACGGAACCGGGAGTGGGACTGCGTTTTCTCGGCGACTGGTGA
- a CDS encoding sensor histidine kinase, protein MPVPDGSALTSNRPSLPRGGYGMALVGTATAVVIAAILEQLAGPVELSLVFMLAVIVIASRTAAGPAAATALLCFLAYNFFFIEPRLTFYISARHGLTTVALFLAAALLAGRLAARLATQVQALRVSHCHALARHDLAQRLTSAADERTVIDAAHATFRDVLGAETWIRLGPTGLATHGSVAADASVAAIRPWDDAVEQHGWWFMTLAAGADILGVIGLKLPPPLDHLDEAERRLARTMASDIAQAILRTRLAAELQGERIATENERLRSALLSSVSHDLRTPLAAIIGAAGSLENYGESMSETDRRSLLEAIRGEGERLDRYIQNLLDMTRLGHGDLVLNRDWIGVDELIGSAIRRLQHQVQTPFRPRIDPALAPVWVHPALIEQALFNVLENAAKFSPPGEAVLVSASLTAESEITIDISDSGPGIPEAERERIFERFYSVERGDRGRDGTGLGLAICRGMVGAHGGSVQAQPGPDGRGTTIRIRLPSRGPGGASP, encoded by the coding sequence ATGCCTGTTCCTGATGGGTCTGCGCTGACCTCGAATCGTCCCTCGCTGCCGCGCGGCGGCTACGGGATGGCGCTCGTCGGTACGGCGACGGCCGTCGTCATCGCCGCCATCCTCGAGCAGTTGGCCGGGCCGGTCGAGCTTTCACTGGTTTTCATGCTGGCGGTGATCGTGATCGCGTCACGGACCGCTGCCGGGCCGGCGGCGGCCACCGCATTGTTGTGCTTCCTGGCCTATAACTTCTTCTTTATCGAACCGCGACTGACGTTCTATATCTCCGCCCGCCACGGCTTGACGACAGTTGCACTGTTTCTCGCCGCGGCACTGCTCGCCGGTCGACTCGCCGCACGCCTGGCGACCCAGGTGCAGGCGCTGCGTGTTTCGCACTGCCACGCCCTCGCGCGGCACGACCTCGCGCAACGCCTGACTTCCGCCGCGGACGAACGGACGGTTATCGACGCTGCACATGCGACGTTCCGCGATGTACTGGGCGCGGAAACCTGGATCCGGCTCGGGCCGACCGGCCTCGCTACGCACGGGTCCGTCGCCGCCGACGCCAGCGTTGCGGCCATCCGGCCGTGGGATGACGCCGTCGAGCAACACGGCTGGTGGTTCATGACCCTCGCCGCCGGTGCCGACATCCTTGGCGTCATCGGCCTGAAACTACCTCCGCCACTGGACCACCTGGACGAAGCCGAACGCAGGCTTGCGCGAACCATGGCCAGCGACATCGCCCAGGCGATACTGCGAACGCGCCTGGCCGCCGAACTGCAGGGGGAACGCATCGCCACGGAAAACGAACGGTTGCGGTCCGCGCTATTGTCATCCGTGTCACACGATTTGCGCACACCGCTGGCCGCCATCATCGGCGCCGCAGGAAGCCTGGAGAACTACGGCGAATCGATGAGCGAGACGGATCGCCGCAGCTTGCTTGAAGCGATTCGCGGTGAGGGCGAACGCCTGGATCGCTACATCCAGAACCTGCTGGACATGACGCGCCTGGGCCATGGAGATCTGGTCCTGAATCGCGACTGGATCGGCGTCGACGAGCTGATCGGCTCCGCGATACGACGGTTGCAGCATCAGGTACAGACGCCGTTCCGCCCGCGTATCGATCCGGCACTGGCTCCGGTCTGGGTTCATCCTGCCCTGATCGAGCAGGCACTTTTTAATGTATTGGAAAATGCGGCCAAATTCTCGCCACCCGGCGAAGCGGTTCTGGTGTCCGCCTCGCTCACTGCTGAATCCGAGATCACCATTGATATCAGCGACAGCGGCCCGGGTATACCGGAGGCGGAACGCGAGCGCATATTTGAGCGTTTTTACAGCGTGGAACGCGGTGACCGCGGGCGTGACGGGACCGGCCTTGGACTGGCGATTTGCCGCGGCATGGTGGGCGCACACGGCGGCAGTGTCCAGGCGCAACCAGGCCCGGACGGACGCGGCACGACCATCCGCATCCGACTGCCGTCACGGGGTCCGGGCGGTGCATCGCCGTGA
- a CDS encoding potassium transporter Kup — translation MMLGAIGVVFGDIGTSPLYTLKEAFSPHYGLTPDMPTVLGILSLIFWSLIIVITLKYVLVIMRADNDGEGGVMALTALAQRVLGTSSRPVYVVGILGVFGAALFLGDGVLTPAISVLSAVEGLKVAAPALGRWVLPLTLGILLALFLSQRFGTERVGKAFGPVIVVWFVALAALGVANILSNPQVLKALNPYWAIRFFVDHGWHGIIILGAVVLAVTGGEALYADMGHFGRRPIQYAWNFFALPALTLNYLGQGSLLLRDPAVASNPFFIGVPGWALYPMIALATAATVIASQAVISGAYSAARQAMQIGYLPRMNIVYTSRKTMGQIYVPAVNRILMILTIATVIGFGSSTALATAYGVSVTATMLITSIILVVAMRSRSSMPSPVFWVLASAFILVDVAFLFANLIKFMDGAWFPIALGVVAFTLLRTWARGRQLLRAETSTDGIRLDAFLPSLMRHAPVRVPGTAVFLTPQTDIVPRALLHNLKHNKVLHKCNLLLTVQSLPVPFVAAERRLQIEPLELDFYRATVNVGFMETPDVPLALMRLDQHGLIFDPMDTTYFASRERIVAHPRRGMVLWRDKLFDFMHRNATPATDFFRIPATRLVELGASVEI, via the coding sequence ATGATGCTCGGCGCGATTGGCGTCGTGTTCGGTGATATCGGGACCAGTCCGCTCTATACGCTCAAAGAAGCGTTCTCGCCGCACTATGGACTGACACCGGATATGCCGACGGTGCTGGGCATCCTGTCGTTGATCTTCTGGTCGCTGATCATTGTCATCACACTCAAGTACGTGCTCGTCATCATGCGCGCGGACAATGACGGCGAAGGCGGTGTCATGGCGCTGACGGCGCTGGCGCAGCGAGTGCTGGGCACCAGCTCTCGCCCGGTGTACGTCGTGGGCATTCTGGGCGTGTTCGGTGCGGCCTTGTTTCTGGGCGACGGCGTGTTGACGCCGGCGATCTCCGTGCTCTCCGCCGTGGAAGGGTTGAAGGTAGCTGCACCGGCCCTGGGGCGGTGGGTGCTGCCGCTGACTCTCGGCATCCTCCTGGCGCTATTTCTTTCGCAGCGCTTCGGTACAGAGCGTGTGGGTAAGGCGTTCGGGCCGGTGATCGTGGTGTGGTTCGTGGCGCTGGCAGCGCTGGGTGTCGCCAACATTCTGTCGAACCCGCAGGTGCTGAAGGCGCTGAACCCGTACTGGGCTATCCGGTTCTTCGTCGACCACGGCTGGCACGGCATAATCATTCTCGGCGCTGTCGTTCTGGCTGTGACCGGCGGCGAGGCGCTATACGCCGACATGGGCCATTTCGGTCGCCGCCCCATTCAGTACGCGTGGAACTTCTTCGCCCTTCCGGCGCTGACACTCAACTACCTGGGACAGGGCAGCCTGCTGTTGCGTGATCCGGCCGTGGCCAGCAATCCGTTCTTCATCGGTGTGCCGGGATGGGCGCTCTATCCGATGATCGCGCTCGCCACGGCCGCGACGGTCATCGCCTCGCAAGCCGTGATCAGCGGTGCCTATTCGGCGGCACGCCAGGCCATGCAGATCGGGTACCTGCCGCGTATGAACATTGTCTACACGTCCCGGAAGACAATGGGGCAGATCTACGTTCCGGCGGTCAACCGCATCCTGATGATCCTGACTATCGCCACGGTGATCGGGTTTGGCAGCTCGACGGCGCTGGCGACGGCCTACGGCGTCTCTGTAACCGCGACGATGCTGATCACCAGCATCATCCTGGTGGTCGCGATGCGGTCGCGGTCGAGCATGCCGTCGCCGGTGTTCTGGGTTCTGGCCTCCGCCTTCATCCTCGTCGACGTGGCCTTCCTGTTTGCCAACCTCATCAAGTTCATGGATGGCGCCTGGTTCCCCATCGCGCTGGGCGTCGTCGCTTTCACGCTGCTGCGCACGTGGGCGCGTGGGCGCCAGCTTCTACGCGCCGAAACGTCGACTGACGGTATCCGTCTCGATGCCTTCCTGCCCAGCCTGATGCGGCACGCGCCGGTGCGAGTGCCGGGCACGGCCGTATTCCTGACGCCGCAGACCGACATCGTGCCGCGGGCCCTGCTTCACAACCTCAAGCACAACAAGGTGCTGCACAAATGCAATCTGCTGCTGACGGTGCAGTCATTGCCGGTGCCCTTCGTCGCCGCAGAACGGCGTCTGCAGATTGAACCGCTGGAGCTCGACTTCTATCGCGCCACCGTAAATGTCGGATTCATGGAAACACCGGACGTACCGCTGGCCCTGATGCGGCTGGATCAGCACGGTCTGATCTTCGACCCGATGGACACGACCTATTTCGCCAGCCGGGAACGCATCGTGGCTCACCCGCGTCGCGGTATGGTGCTCTGGCGCGACAAGCTGTTCGATTTCATGCATCGGAATGCGACGCCGGCGACCGACTTCTTCCGAATTCCGGCCACCCGCCTGGTGGAGCTTGGCGCCTCCGTGGAAATCTAG
- the gap gene encoding type I glyceraldehyde-3-phosphate dehydrogenase — translation MAVKVAINGYGRIGRNVLRALYESGRNNDIQIVAINDLGDAETNAHLTRYDTAHGKFPHEVSVDGGDLVVKGDRIKVFAERDPAKLPWGQHGVDVVLECTGLFTSKAKAGAHLAGGARKVIISAPGGNDVDGTFVYGVNHDGLKASHEVISNASCTTNCLAPLAKVLHEKIGIVHGLMTTIHAYTNDQVLTDVYHSDLRRARSATMSQIPTKTGAAAAVGLVLPELNGKLDGFAMRVPTINVSVVDLSFVAARATTNAEIDAAIKEAAEGPLKGILGFNKAPLVSVDFNHDARSSVYDATLTKVMGGTLVKVCSWYDNEWGFSNRMLDMTLALVNAK, via the coding sequence ATGGCGGTGAAAGTTGCCATCAACGGATACGGCCGCATCGGCCGCAACGTGCTGCGCGCGCTGTACGAATCCGGCCGTAACAACGACATCCAGATCGTCGCGATCAACGACCTGGGCGATGCCGAAACCAATGCGCACCTGACCCGTTATGACACCGCCCACGGCAAGTTCCCGCACGAGGTCAGCGTCGACGGCGGCGACCTGGTGGTGAAGGGCGACCGGATCAAAGTCTTCGCCGAGCGCGACCCGGCCAAGCTTCCCTGGGGCCAGCATGGCGTCGACGTGGTGCTGGAGTGCACCGGCCTATTCACCTCCAAGGCCAAGGCCGGCGCCCACCTCGCCGGTGGCGCCAGGAAGGTCATCATCTCCGCCCCCGGCGGCAACGACGTCGACGGCACCTTCGTCTACGGCGTGAACCATGACGGCCTGAAGGCCTCGCACGAGGTCATCTCCAACGCCTCCTGCACGACCAACTGCCTGGCTCCGCTGGCCAAGGTGCTGCACGAGAAGATCGGCATCGTGCACGGCCTGATGACCACCATCCACGCCTACACGAACGACCAGGTCCTCACCGACGTGTACCACTCGGATCTGCGTCGCGCCCGTTCGGCCACGATGTCGCAGATTCCGACCAAGACCGGCGCGGCCGCCGCGGTGGGCCTGGTGCTTCCGGAACTCAACGGCAAGCTCGATGGTTTCGCCATGCGCGTGCCGACGATCAATGTCTCGGTCGTCGACCTGAGCTTCGTCGCCGCCCGCGCGACGACCAATGCCGAGATCGATGCGGCCATCAAGGAAGCCGCGGAAGGCCCGCTCAAGGGCATTCTCGGTTTCAACAAGGCGCCGCTGGTGTCGGTCGACTTCAACCACGACGCGCGTTCGTCGGTGTACGACGCCACGCTGACCAAGGTCATGGGTGGCACGCTGGTGAAGGTCTGCTCGTGGTACGACAACGAGTGGGGCTTCTCCAACCGCATGCTCGACATGACCCTGGCGCTGGTCAACGCCAAGTAG
- a CDS encoding RNA polymerase sigma factor — MTNEDEWVAAARNGDRVAFRRLVDAHARTFHALAARITRDATLAEDAVQEALWNAWRHLRDFDGRARFSTWMHRIVVNAALEQLRRRGDREDNLAGLLEDDDEEAAFLARHADETPGPDLHADGHEIRVRVETQLARMSALERSAFVLRHHEGHSLEEICGVLSINVSACKQAIFRAVKKLRLALDTVR; from the coding sequence ATGACGAACGAGGACGAGTGGGTCGCAGCGGCCCGTAACGGGGATCGGGTGGCCTTCCGGCGCCTGGTGGATGCGCACGCCCGCACGTTTCACGCGCTCGCCGCGCGGATCACGCGCGATGCCACGCTGGCGGAGGATGCCGTGCAGGAGGCCCTGTGGAATGCCTGGCGTCACCTTCGCGACTTCGATGGCCGCGCGCGTTTCTCGACCTGGATGCACCGCATCGTGGTGAACGCGGCACTGGAACAGCTGCGCCGCCGCGGCGATCGCGAGGACAACCTTGCCGGGCTCCTGGAAGACGACGACGAAGAAGCGGCGTTCCTGGCCCGCCATGCCGACGAAACGCCCGGTCCGGATCTGCACGCCGACGGCCACGAAATCCGCGTGCGCGTGGAAACGCAGCTGGCGCGTATGAGCGCCCTGGAGCGCAGTGCTTTCGTCCTGCGTCACCACGAGGGACATTCGCTGGAAGAAATCTGCGGCGTGCTCTCGATCAATGTATCGGCCTGCAAGCAGGCCATCTTCCGCGCCGTGAAGAAGTTGCGTCTGGCGCTGGATACCGTGAGGTAG
- a CDS encoding HEAT repeat domain-containing protein, with protein sequence MTLRVVKNAMATALLIALSAGAAALPQANGDMAPHDKELEALYWRGHEALKESNWPVALERFRRLEAQLVEKEPKAADAAVYWQAYALVQARRIDEARRTVERLHEKYPESRWNKDAVTLIRQTQPTPPPGSVDALGDDELADTAIMALMSAPEERAIPLLQKVLRGKYSEKVKKRALFVLSQFETSEARTIIANVARDGSPSMRNEAIRMLGISGDSSAIERLSEIYRNAPVEVRREVMQAWLVADRPDLLRDAAKEETDENVRRDAINALGAMGATTELASILDDLPDEESQRAIVHALGVGGDVEQLRRIAESAKSESIRKEALQAIGIAGSDAASKVLIDLYGKSDAPGWHESVLQGLMVAGNTKALRQLYTIAKTREEKQQILKILTASGDDAALDVIEEAINKGENP encoded by the coding sequence ATGACTTTGCGCGTTGTGAAGAATGCGATGGCGACAGCCCTGCTGATCGCGCTCAGTGCCGGGGCCGCCGCGCTTCCCCAGGCGAATGGCGACATGGCGCCGCACGACAAGGAACTGGAAGCGCTTTACTGGCGCGGCCACGAGGCCTTGAAAGAGTCCAACTGGCCGGTTGCGCTGGAACGGTTCCGGCGACTGGAAGCCCAGCTGGTCGAAAAGGAGCCAAAGGCCGCGGATGCCGCGGTCTACTGGCAAGCCTACGCGCTGGTGCAGGCACGTCGGATCGACGAGGCGCGCCGCACGGTGGAGCGTCTGCACGAAAAGTACCCGGAAAGTCGCTGGAACAAGGACGCCGTCACGCTGATCCGGCAGACACAGCCGACGCCGCCCCCCGGGTCGGTCGACGCACTCGGCGATGACGAGCTGGCCGACACGGCGATCATGGCGCTGATGAGCGCGCCGGAAGAGCGGGCGATTCCATTGCTACAGAAGGTGTTGCGCGGGAAGTACTCCGAAAAGGTCAAGAAGCGCGCCCTGTTCGTGCTCAGCCAGTTCGAAACCTCGGAGGCGCGCACGATCATTGCCAATGTCGCCCGCGACGGTTCGCCGTCCATGCGCAACGAGGCGATCCGCATGCTCGGCATCAGCGGTGACAGTTCGGCCATCGAGCGGCTGAGCGAGATCTACCGCAATGCGCCGGTCGAGGTGCGGCGCGAGGTCATGCAGGCCTGGCTGGTGGCGGACCGCCCTGATCTGCTGCGTGATGCGGCCAAGGAGGAAACGGACGAGAACGTGCGTCGCGATGCCATCAACGCGCTGGGCGCGATGGGCGCGACGACCGAGCTGGCGTCCATCCTGGACGATCTCCCCGACGAGGAATCCCAGCGCGCCATCGTGCACGCCCTGGGCGTGGGCGGTGACGTGGAACAACTGCGAAGGATTGCCGAGTCGGCGAAATCCGAGTCGATCCGCAAGGAAGCGCTCCAGGCCATCGGCATCGCCGGCTCCGACGCGGCATCCAAGGTGCTGATCGACCTGTACGGGAAATCCGATGCACCCGGATGGCACGAATCGGTTCTCCAGGGGCTGATGGTGGCGGGCAATACCAAGGCGCTCCGGCAGCTGTACACGATCGCCAAGACCCGCGAGGAGAAGCAGCAGATTCTGAAAATCCTGACGGCCAGCGGCGACGACGCCGCGCTCGACGTCATCGAAGAAGCGATCAACAAAGGAGAGAATCCATGA
- a CDS encoding HEAT repeat domain-containing protein, giving the protein MKTALLAAIAFVGSPAALADGFSSAMGKVDGWAGWRVPLAEGVAAPCCQSHSRKGDLHRRCHLDERDWSVTTHKPVASGASGDLLVFARIEGGKVRRLRVTSEDCPIDSTVPVSDLGAPAPAESVAWLTAQLGTSQSDEAMAAIAWHAGAPADAALKAAAAPGRPMKVRENALFWIGQTRGAAGVETIARFATQDPDAALREKAIFALSQAEGTDTFDRIRAIARDDAAPSVRGQAMFWLAQQFPERAEAEILSLITREKDESVREEGVFALSQLGDERAAKALIAVARGNYPRDVRRQAIFWLGQTGSDEAIAFLDTVLSAPER; this is encoded by the coding sequence ATGAAAACGGCACTACTGGCGGCCATCGCCTTCGTGGGATCCCCGGCAGCGCTGGCCGACGGATTCTCCAGCGCAATGGGAAAAGTGGACGGCTGGGCGGGCTGGCGCGTGCCGCTGGCCGAAGGCGTGGCGGCGCCGTGTTGCCAGTCTCACTCGCGCAAGGGCGATCTGCACCGTCGCTGCCATCTGGATGAGCGCGACTGGAGTGTGACGACGCACAAGCCGGTGGCATCCGGCGCGTCGGGCGACCTGCTGGTGTTCGCTCGGATCGAGGGCGGAAAGGTTCGCCGGCTGCGCGTGACCAGCGAGGACTGCCCGATCGACAGCACGGTGCCGGTCTCCGACCTCGGTGCCCCGGCGCCCGCCGAGAGTGTGGCGTGGTTGACGGCGCAGCTGGGGACTTCCCAGTCCGATGAGGCCATGGCGGCGATCGCCTGGCACGCAGGTGCACCGGCGGATGCGGCACTGAAAGCCGCCGCGGCGCCGGGCCGCCCGATGAAAGTCCGGGAAAATGCGCTGTTCTGGATCGGACAAACCCGTGGCGCTGCCGGCGTGGAGACGATTGCACGTTTTGCCACGCAGGATCCGGATGCGGCGCTGCGCGAGAAGGCCATCTTCGCGCTGTCGCAGGCCGAGGGTACCGACACGTTCGATCGGATCCGCGCCATTGCCCGGGACGATGCGGCGCCTTCCGTGCGCGGCCAGGCGATGTTCTGGCTGGCCCAGCAATTTCCCGAACGGGCCGAGGCGGAAATCCTCTCGCTCATTACGCGCGAGAAGGATGAGAGCGTGCGCGAGGAGGGCGTTTTTGCCCTGTCGCAGCTGGGTGACGAGCGTGCGGCAAAGGCCCTGATTGCCGTTGCGCGTGGAAATTACCCACGGGATGTCCGGCGGCAGGCGATCTTCTGGTTGGGCCAGACCGGCAGTGACGAGGCGATCGCCTTTCTCGATACGGTGCTTTCCGCACCCGAACGCTGA
- a CDS encoding MbcA/ParS/Xre antitoxin family protein, with translation MSTQRSTWVPTWPSTAPETTPAGTSPVSSQTPKAPVPPPTRPAAPAQQGGVLGRPLPPTQPAPPASRPVAPTASVLGKPIPPAAPANPNLTPPAHLANNAVLADLARQARTARAELQAAQETFARRALGLYETLRVVDDSLVQLATHVLGNSVIAAAWFSSRNHHLSQRSPLEVLMVGDRELVVNELLRLEHGVY, from the coding sequence ATGTCGACGCAGCGATCGACGTGGGTCCCCACCTGGCCAAGCACGGCGCCGGAAACGACGCCTGCTGGCACGTCGCCTGTCTCTTCGCAGACACCCAAGGCGCCGGTGCCGCCGCCAACGCGTCCGGCCGCTCCTGCGCAACAAGGTGGCGTGCTGGGGCGTCCGCTACCGCCGACGCAGCCTGCGCCGCCGGCATCGCGCCCGGTTGCACCGACGGCGAGTGTGCTGGGCAAGCCCATTCCGCCGGCTGCACCGGCGAATCCGAACCTTACGCCGCCCGCCCACCTGGCGAACAACGCCGTGCTGGCGGATCTGGCTCGCCAGGCCCGCACCGCACGCGCCGAACTGCAGGCGGCGCAGGAAACCTTCGCCCGTCGCGCGCTCGGCCTGTACGAAACGCTGCGCGTGGTCGATGACAGCCTGGTCCAGCTGGCCACCCACGTACTGGGCAACAGCGTCATCGCTGCAGCCTGGTTCAGTTCGCGCAATCACCATCTGTCGCAGCGGTCTCCGCTGGAGGTTCTGATGGTGGGGGACCGCGAGCTGGTCGTGAACGAGCTGTTGCGCCTGGAGCACGGCGTCTACTGA
- a CDS encoding MBL fold metallo-hydrolase: protein MSPVVDSFFDATTGTWSHIVSGGPGTDAAIIDPVWDFDMPSGRISTASAERVLAHVRTQRLQVAWILETHAHADHLTAMDWLKNRLRTEGHAAVTAIGEGICFVQAVFRDRFGLGPEFPTDGSQFDRLLREGDRLPLGGAVIEVLATPGHTNDSMSYRIGNAVFVGDTVFSPTAGTARCDFPGGDAHRLYQSIHRLYALPGDTRLYLCHDYPARDAEPRSQVPVDEQRQDNAHLAATTDESDYVQFRRSRDAGLSVPRLLYPALQVNIRAGRLPDADEAGRCFLVVPVTQPG, encoded by the coding sequence ATGTCGCCGGTTGTCGATTCTTTTTTTGATGCCACTACGGGCACCTGGTCGCACATTGTCAGCGGCGGGCCCGGTACCGACGCCGCTATCATCGATCCGGTCTGGGATTTCGACATGCCGTCCGGCCGCATCAGTACTGCCTCAGCCGAGCGAGTCCTGGCGCATGTCCGCACGCAGCGGCTGCAGGTCGCCTGGATCCTGGAAACCCACGCGCATGCAGACCATCTCACGGCCATGGATTGGCTCAAGAACCGGTTGAGAACCGAGGGTCATGCGGCCGTCACCGCCATCGGCGAGGGCATCTGTTTCGTCCAGGCGGTATTTCGCGACCGTTTCGGGCTGGGGCCGGAATTTCCCACTGACGGATCGCAGTTCGACCGGCTGCTGCGCGAGGGCGACCGGCTGCCGTTGGGCGGGGCCGTCATTGAGGTGCTGGCCACGCCAGGCCACACCAACGACAGCATGAGCTACCGAATCGGTAACGCCGTGTTCGTCGGCGACACCGTCTTTTCGCCGACCGCAGGCACCGCGCGCTGTGATTTCCCGGGCGGCGACGCGCACCGCCTGTACCAGTCGATCCACCGGTTGTATGCCTTGCCGGGCGACACCCGCCTGTACCTGTGCCATGACTATCCAGCCCGGGATGCCGAGCCGCGAAGCCAGGTGCCGGTCGACGAGCAGAGGCAGGATAACGCGCACCTGGCCGCCACGACGGACGAATCGGACTACGTCCAGTTTCGCCGGTCCCGTGACGCCGGGCTTTCCGTGCCGCGACTGCTGTATCCGGCACTGCAGGTGAATATCCGGGCAGGCCGCCTGCCCGATGCCGACGAAGCAGGGCGTTGCTTCCTGGTCGTCCCGGTGACGCAGCCCGGCTAG